The sequence GCTTGTTATTATTTTAGTTTTATCAAGTGTGTGCATAATTATTTCAATGAGTAAATTTAACACACCGAATTTTATTAAGAGTGGAATGGGAATTGCTAAAATAATGTTAACTGATGCAGAAATTGTACAAATTCAACAGTATCCACAAGTTTATTTGGCTAAACCAGATAATGCACAGCAGACATTGATTAATTTTATGGAACAGCGAGGATATAAATATTTAGAGGATGAACGAATGGCTTCTACATTAGTATTTGGAAATGAAACATCTAAAAATTATATTGAGTTTTCTGTTAATGGTTATTACTCAAAATGGGTATTTAGGGAGTAGTAAAAAATATAAGTACTAACAGAAATTTTATTGAAATAAATTAGATATTCATTACAAATAAAGTTCATAATGTGCTGATATTACTTATAGTCGTAGCATTAATTTGTTATACTACATCATTGATTTATTGTATAAAAATGGATTTAAGTAGAGGTGATACCGTGGCAAAGCATGAGTTTGGAATAATAGATTTTTTTGAAGAAAATAAATGGTATAGTGAGTATGAACCTGAAAAGTATAATTGCATTTCAGTTGACGATGATTTACTGGAAGAATTGATTGGAAAGTATATTGAAGAATTAATGAAAGTAGAAACATATTTTCAAATTACAACTCAGCCAGGACATGGGCTAGATTATTGTGGAGTAACACTCATCCCACCAACATCTCTCAAACAATTTAGAGATGTTATTACCAAGGCAAATAGTTACTATCAATCGCAAGACCTTCAATTGCTTATTAAAAAGGTATCTGATGCAATAATAGAAAATAAATATTTAATTCATTACGGCATATAAGTAGTATTCTTTTTTTATATATAATATATAAAGTCAAAGTTAATTTTACCTCTGGACCCTTGCTACTATCTTTTTGGTCCGATATAATGGGTCAAAAGAGGTGGTCTAATGAAAGCAGTAAGGTGTAATAGTAAATTCGCATTGGAAGAAAAAGAAGTCTATGAAAAAAACAAATATGATTTTAAGGTTCAAGTAATTCATAATATTGTATATGTTTACTCAATGATGGACTTATGGATAATACAGAGAGTTGGAGAGAAGAAATTTTACCTTTATCATTAAAATAAGAAGTTTGGAACAAAAAATTACCATTTTCAAATTGAATTGACTTGTCTTGAGGATGCTTTTATGTACATTCATAAGCATGATAAATATGTTTTACAGGAGAAGTGGTCAATACCTCCAAAACTAAAGAATGCATATAAAAAAGCCCGAAAGAGGGAGAAGAGTTAAGGGATTAAGGGATAATTACTAGAAAAAGGTTATCCTTTAATCCTTATTATTTCTCATATATCACTTGGATTGGAACTGTTATATAATTCAGATTTTAACCTTTTTATGTAACCATAGAGCATTTTGATAATCTCAATCAACTTTTCATCCAGAGCATTATATTGTTCTCTTGAAATATAATTATTTTGAAATGCAGTAAGAAGATGATTCCTAGATTCTCCACAACTGCCCAAAGCAGCATTTGCGTGGAACAATTCTCTTTTTATGAATAATTGGGTATTTCCCTCGGCAATATTTGCCCCAATACTGCGGCTGGCTCTAATTAATTGGTCAACAAGCCTATACTGCTCATATCCTGGGAAACTTTTAACCAATTCCCCTATTTCCTGTTCTAAGGCATTTGCCTTCTGCCAGACCTTAAGCGTCCTAAAATCCTTTATTACTAAACTTTCACTCATAAAGTTCATCCTTTCATAATTTGATTTTTTACATTATACGGATTGTTAGGGGCAAGTCAATTTTTAATGCTAGAATTTTTGTAAAGTAATCCTTGAAAGGTAAAAGGGTTAAGGGGCTATAAGGGGCTATATAATACATTATTAATTCTTAGTCCATGTACCTTGTGACTAATACCCTAAACTAGTTTTTGTCGCTTTAAAATCTATATAGGTACAGTAATATCAAGGGTTTCATGGGATTTACTAAATACATATATAATAAGAAAAGGGATAAGAAGAAAGGGAAAAGGTTTTAGGGAAAAGATGATAAAAACACTTGAAAATGAATTTGATGATTTAATATAAAGTAACTGTTCACGAATAATAAGGCATTTTACAATAGCATGATTGAAAACCTCCGTATCGTTTATATTTTTAGTATGCTTACCAATTCAGGTAAGCAATTTTTTGCAAAACAGACTTGAATTTTTAAAGAATGATTTATTAAAAGAACTATAAAGAACTAAATTACAAGATTGGAGGAATTGTAATGAGAAACAGGATTTTATTAGGCCTTGACAATGGAAACAAGTGCACAAAAACAAGTGAAGGTTATATCAGTGAGGCGGGATTCATAAAATCTAATAATGAACCAATCTCAACAAGCAACTTGTTAATTTATGAAGGTAAGTTTTACAGTATCGGGAACAGCAGATTAAGTGTTCAAATGGATAAGACAGTCAATCAGGATGCTTTCATCTTGTCGTTGCCTGCAATTGCAGATGCGATAAATAAAGCAGGAGTAGAAGGTGAGGTAGATGCAATCCTGGGAGTAGGGCTCCCGATTGTCAGTTATGGAACTCTTAAGAAAAAGTTTCGGGAATACTTCTTAAGACGGGACATAGAATTTAATTTTAACAAAAAAGATTATAAAATAAATATTATTGATTGCAGGGTGTATCCGCAGGGGTATTCTTCACTGATTACGGTATTCAACAGTTATCGAAATCTGCTGTGCAATGTTATCGATATTGGTGGATATACAATTGATTTTTTCAGAGTAGAAAATGGAATCATAGATGTTTCAGCATGCTATTCGCTTCCCAACGGAATCATCACATTAATTGTCAATATACAGCAGGAACTTCTTAAAACAAATATCAGACTTACGGAAATACAGATACAGGAGATTGTAGCAGGAAAAGAACCAGTTCTATTCGAGGCTGATATTATGGAAGTGATTAAAGTGATGTCAGAAGAGTATGTAGAAAATATATTAGCGAAAATTGAGGAATACGGATTTGAATTTAGAAATCCTAGCATCTTTACAGGCGGAGGAAGCATGATGCTTCAAAAATTCATTGAAAAATGTAGTAGGGTTAAGTATGTGGATTTTCTTGACCAGTTTGCAAATGCACGTGGTTATAAGATTTTGTTAGAGCAAGAATTAAGAAGGTGCTATCAATGACAACAAAACGAATAAACCTCTCTTTTTCCATAGATAGAGAGGATGACTTGAAGGTATATAGAATACTTTCTGAACAAAAATATAAAACAGATTATGTTATTAATGCAGTATTAAGTTATATAGGAGAAAGGGATAAGGGTTTTGACAAGGAAAAAATAAAGGAGGCTGTGAAAGAAGCAATAGAAAAATGTGGAGGTATTTCTATAGAAAACAAGGGAAAAGAGAATAATAGTTGCGTACAACATGAATTACCTGACAATATATTTGATATGTTTGATAATCTATAGCCTTTAATCTTTACAAGCAGTGAAGTTTAAGACTTCCTGCTTTTTTCTTGGATAAAAGTATAGGTGGACAGATATTGAATAATCCATAATTTCCTTAGGTTAAGCCTTATTTCTCCTTACCCCTTTCTCCTAATTCCTTATTCCATAATACAAAGTCCCAAAAAGAACTGGAATAAAAAGTTAGGAACTATAAGGAACTAAGGTTTGATAGATAATTGAATATATAGGCAGACCCTTTACAAATAATATGCCATATGTTATTTTATTATTTTAAATACAGGTATTCTGGAAGTAGTTAATAAGCGGGTAAAATAGAGGAAGTTATTGCTTTAATGCAATCTATTTCCTCTATTTTATTTTTGTATAATTTTAAAAGGATAATATTATTACATTTCTGGTATTTAGAAGGGTAAAAGTGGCATTTAGAATCGTTACTCTTATATAGAAAACTAATAAGAATGAATTATTAGAAACCAACCTTTTTGCATGAGAAACGGAGCAAATGAGTAGGTTTTGGATAGGTAAAAGGATTTAGAAACGGTTTAAGGGTTGATGGATAAAAAAGTGATTCTAAAATTGAAACAGAGCAGGAGTATGGGGATTATAGGTTAAAGGGGATAGGGGACTTGAGGTTAGAAGTATATAGTATATTGTAATTAATAATAGTATCGATTTTTCTTACTCATAAAATCTTATCAAATCTATATAAAAGACTCTTTTAATAACTTTAAATGTAATATATAATAATAATTAAACATTATTGGGAAAATGTAGTACAATAATGCATGTGACCTTTATGAGGTGGAAAGGCATGAAAATTAAAAGTAAAACAGTTATTAAAGCAGTATTTTTGGCAATACCTTTGATACTGTTTTTATCAAGTTATATAAATTTTAGTAGTCAAAAAATCAATAATGAGCACTTAGAAAGTTTCAAAAATGAACTCATGACAACTGTTCAACAAAAATTATCTTTTGATATGAATAACTTAACTCCCTTTGAATGGGACAGGATGTATATTATTCGTCCTTATACCAGCAGAACAGAAATGCAAAAAATAGTAGGAACAAAATGGACTACTGCCGATACATATATTGGTTATCTAACATTTGATAAAACTTGGTTCGGAGAGTATCCATTGGATGATGATATATTTCATAAACTAATTTTTGTAAAAGGTAATAAAGTAGTTCTGGATGTTACTCTCGACAGAAGCGATGTAGATTTTACGCAGATTAATAGTCCAGTTATAAATGGTAATGCTTTATTTATCATTGACAAAACAAGCGGAGGAAATGTTATAAAAGCAAGTAAATAGTAGAGGGTACGGTACTTTAATAAAAAAATGAGCATGTTTGGAGTGAATAAGACATGAAAAAAGAGAAAATAATGAAGGCAATTGCTATACTTACTATTTTATGTGGTTTATTTACCTTTATCAGTGTACTTTCCAGTTATCTGCTGCCATTATATTTATCTTATAAATTCAATATAGATACAAGAAATGCAGGCTCGATAGGAATCATAGGCGGTGCAGACGGACCAACGGCAATTTATGTGTCAGGTCAATTTTCTTCGCACTTGTTTACTGCCATCTTTGCATTGCTAACAATATTGGGAATCATATATCTAGTTATTGCCAAGTATAAGAAAAATCATAATTAATCCAGAACCAGTTGTTTATCAAGAGCAAAGATGTAATAGCAGGTTTGTTTGTACAGAAAAGTTAATATAATATATTATATAAAAAAGGCTTCCCAGCAAGAAAACTGAGAAGCCTTTAAAAAATATTAATCAGGTAACCATTCTTCTAGATATTTTATCATTTCACTTATACTTGGATAATACTGTGAGAACCTTTCAGGTGCCAATTCGGGCACTTTATCTGATAATTTGTTTAGCAATTCCTTTAACTCATTCAGTAAATCTATTCCATCACTATAGTTGCAGCGGTAGACAGTTTCAAGGATGTCAAAGCAATATTCGGCATTCTGGTATTCCCTTGAGTCTTTACCAAAGTTTTTGTCTATTGCAGAAAGGATACTCTTAATTTCTTGTTTTAAATTTTTGGCTTTCATACAACCACGTCCTTTCAATTAATTTTAAACAAGGATACAGAATTATGGTTTTGAAAGTCAAGTTTTTTTGAATGAAAATAAGTTTTAAGGACTATGGCATATTAAAAAGGAATACTGAAATCATCGTAGACAGGGGTAAAGTTACCGTCATCCAGTACAGCCGTACTTGTATGTATGTGTGCCGTTAGAAGAATGAGGATTTATTTTTTTAGGCATATAATCCAAAACGTTAAAGTCTTTATTTTTAATAATATTCCCTACAATAGCAGCAATCTGTTTTCGGGAACATTCATTGTCTATTTTTTGGATTAAATCTAAATCAAATTTCTTTTTTAAATGAAACAGTTGTGCTTTAGAAATGTTGATGAATTTTTCTTCTGTTTTTTCTTCTTGGCCAGCATCAGATATAATATGTCTGTTTTCTTTTACGATATTTTCTGCTTTATTAGCATTCTGCACTTCCTTAAAATTCTTTGTGCAGAGGTTTAACAATGTTTCAATTTCCTCTTCATTAAGGCAGTACAATTTTTTTAATGCTGCAAGTTGCTTATAATTCATATCCTTTAAATCTATATACTTAACAAGCGCTTCAGCAAAACTGATTACTTGTTTAATATTTCGTGGGTCGGTGGATAGAATATCACTTTCAGTATACAGGCCTGTTTTTAAAAGAGTATTTAAATCCTCATTACTTGCAGGGGCAAAAGAATATGCATGCTTTTCCCAGAGACTAACAAAAAGTTTTAGTGTTTCATCGTCATGTAGTTTAACCGAACAATCAGTTATGTCTTTTCCCAGTTCTTTAAAAGTGCTTATAATTCGGATATTCCTAAAACCAAACTGCCAAAGGCGGTAGGCGGCTGCAATGCTTTTGCTTTGTCCAACTTTATGTTTATCATTATCAAAGAACAGGTTAACAGCCACATCTCTGCCGAAGTATTTATCAATTAAGTATATATGGAAGTCGGTTAAGTTTGCCTGTCCTGGAGAAACAGCATCATATCCCATGCTGGAAAGTTTAATTGCATCTGCAATGCCTTCTGTAATCCATAATGTATTAATGCATTTATTCTTCAGTTCGTAAAGGTTAAATAGAAAGTTTCCAGGTTTAAATGGAACAAAATCTCTATATGTAGTTCCGTTTTCATTTGTTATCAAGTTATCCTGATAGTCGGTTATGTTAAGGTATTTGTACTGTTTTGAGGCATTTAAATCTGTTTGTCGGCACTGGTACCCGACTACTATGCCAGTTTCATGGTCTCTAACGGGAAACAGGACTCTGTTATTTAACATGAAGAAATCGCTGTAGTAGAGGTGACGCTGGCTGTCCTTATCAAAGTAAATTAATCCATACTTCATAGCCGTATCTATATCTATATTATATTTCTTACTCATGAAATCAGAGAGTTTATCAACT comes from Calorimonas adulescens and encodes:
- a CDS encoding ParM/StbA family protein, with amino-acid sequence MRNRILLGLDNGNKCTKTSEGYISEAGFIKSNNEPISTSNLLIYEGKFYSIGNSRLSVQMDKTVNQDAFILSLPAIADAINKAGVEGEVDAILGVGLPIVSYGTLKKKFREYFLRRDIEFNFNKKDYKINIIDCRVYPQGYSSLITVFNSYRNLLCNVIDIGGYTIDFFRVENGIIDVSACYSLPNGIITLIVNIQQELLKTNIRLTEIQIQEIVAGKEPVLFEADIMEVIKVMSEEYVENILAKIEEYGFEFRNPSIFTGGGSMMLQKFIEKCSRVKYVDFLDQFANARGYKILLEQELRRCYQ
- a CDS encoding CHC2 zinc finger domain-containing protein, encoding MNSSLNNIIAKKITHDVGILIFQFLNDIEPIIQQSLTAAKLKDFYRLKGKYNKGRFVCPFHPGADNPTSLSLNDNKRNFHCNACGKSGTYLEFIMYMQNFSGRNNLNEAKIFAANNFAGLNLGFNSIADFEQKLKDKILERYRKTNSLRYTGYYNIWLLPEIYFSNTAESDRQIQRKEKQIKPFSEVCSSNSTSKPDFILEALDLEKTIRHLKAQNIIDNGITDYDKAIQDAKNSKLINDFTQNADKLNSVDKLSDFMSKKYNIDIDTAMKYGLIYFDKDSQRHLYYSDFFMLNNRVLFPVRDHETGIVVGYQCRQTDLNASKQYKYLNITDYQDNLITNENGTTYRDFVPFKPGNFLFNLYELKNKCINTLWITEGIADAIKLSSMGYDAVSPGQANLTDFHIYLIDKYFGRDVAVNLFFDNDKHKVGQSKSIAAAYRLWQFGFRNIRIISTFKELGKDITDCSVKLHDDETLKLFVSLWEKHAYSFAPASNEDLNTLLKTGLYTESDILSTDPRNIKQVISFAEALVKYIDLKDMNYKQLAALKKLYCLNEEEIETLLNLCTKNFKEVQNANKAENIVKENRHIISDAGQEEKTEEKFINISKAQLFHLKKKFDLDLIQKIDNECSRKQIAAIVGNIIKNKDFNVLDYMPKKINPHSSNGTHTYKYGCTG
- a CDS encoding four helix bundle protein, with translation MSESLVIKDFRTLKVWQKANALEQEIGELVKSFPGYEQYRLVDQLIRASRSIGANIAEGNTQLFIKRELFHANAALGSCGESRNHLLTAFQNNYISREQYNALDEKLIEIIKMLYGYIKRLKSELYNSSNPSDI
- a CDS encoding sodium ion-translocating decarboxylase subunit beta; the protein is MKKEKIMKAIAILTILCGLFTFISVLSSYLLPLYLSYKFNIDTRNAGSIGIIGGADGPTAIYVSGQFSSHLFTAIFALLTILGIIYLVIAKYKKNHN